A section of the Jannaschia sp. S6380 genome encodes:
- a CDS encoding putative peptidoglycan glycosyltransferase FtsW yields MTEIAHGAVVVLPGEAIVSRWWRTLDKGVLGALVLLFAIGLLLGFAASVPLAERNGLPPFHYVYRQAVFGTLAFVVMIGTSMLSPQVIRRLGVLGFFAAAAALILLPVFGTDFGKGATRWYSLGFASVQPSEFLKPVFVIMSAWLMASASEPGGPPGRVLSFAILVVVIVFLALQPDFGQAMLTVVAWSSIYFVAGAPIVLLTAVMGCVALAGVIAYNNSEHFARRIDGFLSPDVDPRTQMGYAIDAIREGGFLGTGVNEGRVKWILPDAHTDFIIAVAAEEYGLLMVLFIVALFCFISARCLLRLCVERDLFIRLAGTGLTVLLASQAFINLGVAVRILPAKGMTLPFVSYGGSSLIAMGLLTGMLLCFTRTRPQSEIGDHLLSNGFR; encoded by the coding sequence ATGACAGAAATCGCGCATGGCGCGGTCGTCGTCCTACCGGGCGAGGCCATCGTATCCCGTTGGTGGCGGACGTTGGACAAGGGCGTGCTGGGCGCGCTGGTCCTGCTGTTCGCAATCGGTCTCCTGCTGGGTTTCGCGGCCAGCGTTCCCCTGGCCGAACGCAACGGACTTCCGCCGTTCCATTACGTCTATCGGCAGGCCGTATTCGGAACTCTCGCCTTCGTGGTGATGATCGGGACGTCGATGCTCTCGCCGCAGGTCATTCGCCGTCTCGGCGTGCTCGGGTTCTTCGCCGCGGCCGCCGCGCTGATACTGCTGCCGGTGTTCGGGACCGATTTCGGCAAGGGGGCGACGCGCTGGTACTCTCTGGGCTTCGCATCGGTGCAGCCGTCAGAGTTTCTGAAGCCGGTCTTCGTCATCATGTCGGCCTGGCTGATGGCCTCCGCGTCCGAGCCGGGCGGCCCCCCGGGTCGGGTCCTCAGCTTCGCGATCCTCGTCGTGGTCATTGTCTTCCTGGCGCTGCAGCCCGATTTCGGGCAGGCGATGCTGACGGTCGTCGCCTGGTCGTCGATCTACTTCGTCGCGGGCGCGCCCATCGTGTTGCTGACCGCGGTGATGGGCTGCGTCGCCTTGGCCGGCGTCATCGCCTACAACAACTCGGAGCATTTTGCCCGCCGGATCGACGGCTTCCTGTCGCCCGACGTCGATCCGCGCACGCAGATGGGCTATGCTATCGACGCGATCCGCGAGGGCGGCTTCCTCGGCACCGGCGTCAACGAGGGGCGGGTCAAGTGGATCCTGCCCGATGCCCATACCGATTTCATCATCGCCGTCGCGGCCGAGGAATACGGCCTCCTCATGGTCCTGTTCATCGTGGCGCTGTTCTGCTTCATCTCGGCGCGCTGCCTGCTGCGCCTCTGCGTCGAGCGTGACCTGTTCATCCGGCTGGCCGGCACGGGTCTGACGGTCCTGCTGGCCAGTCAGGCCTTCATCAACCTGGGCGTTGCGGTCCGCATCCTGCCAGCTAAGGGCATGACGCTGCCCTTCGTCAGCTATGGCGGCTCCTCGCTCATCGCGATGGGGCTGTTGACGGGGATGCTGCTGTGCTTCACCCGGACGCGGCCCCAGTCCGAGATCGGGGACCATCTCCTGTCGAACGGATTCAGATGA